AGAATAAAACTTTGCGTTGTTTCAAGTATGTTTTTTTAGGTATAATTAACAGTAACAGCATAGCGTATCAGAATAGAAATTATACCTAAGTAGGTGATACCATGGATGTAAAAAAGAAGAGTATTGAATTTGATGAAAAAATTAGCTGTCTACAAAATCAATTTGATAATTTTTCTGACCTAAAAAAAACAATTCATCCTGAATCTGAAGCGTTAAAAATTGCTGGCCTCTATTTTTTAATCGGCGTTTTGTGGATTCTATTATCGGATCGAATACTAGGCATTCTGATTACAGATACGGATATGATCAAAGAATTTCAACTGTATAAGGGCTGGGTATATGTGGGTATCACAGGGCTGATATTCTATCGGATCATCAAGAGAAGAATTTCTCTTTATAGTGAAGCAATCCATAGGGCCTTTAAAAGTTATGAGGAACTTAACGCCCTTCATGAAGAATTGATCGCAACGGATGAAGAAATGCTTCAACAGTATGATGAAATCGGAAAGCATCGGGATGCATTGATGGTCAGCAATCAGCGATATAGCTTAGTCGTCGAGGGGGCCAATGATGGGCTTTGGGATTGGGATCTTATAAATGAGACGTATTTTTTCTCCTTAAAACATAAGGGTGTATTTGGGTATGCTCCCGAAGAATTGGAAAACACTTTTGAGGCATGGAAAAGTCTGTTTCATCCAGAGGATTTAAAAGAAGCCTTGGAAAAAGTGGCGGCTTATCTTGAAAACCCCAAAGAGGGAATTTACGAAAATATTTATAGAATCCGATGTAAAAATGGGGAATATCGGTGGATTCTCAGTAGAGGAAAAGCGGTATGGGAGGATGGCAAAGCCATACGGATTGCTGGGTCCCATACGGATATAACAGAACAGCAGAATCTACAGAACAAGCTCCATACCATGGCATATTACGATACCCTAACGGGACTTTATAATAAAGAGATGCTAAAGGAAGAAATGGAGAAACTCCTTAGAGAAGCAGAGACCGAGAAAAAAAAGATGGCTTTAATCTACTTGGATATCGATAACTTCAAGCATATCAATGATATTCTTGGTCATGAAATTGGCGATAAAATGATCACCTACATAGCGAATATCTTATCCCATCAAGTGAAAGCACCGAATCTTGTAGCGAGACTGGGTGGCGATGAATTTGCCGTTGTACTAGGGGAAATAAAGACCATAGAAGATGTACTTCAAGAAATAGAGAAATTTTCCAGCTATTTGCGCAGGCCATGGAATTTAAATAAACAAGAATTTTTTATATCCACCAGTATCGGCGTTGCCTTATATCCTGACCACGGCAAAACATTAGCTACACTGATGCAAAACGCAGATACAGCAATGTTCCATATTAAAGAGAATGGTAGGGATGGCGTAGGTATTTACGCACCTTATATGACAGAAAAAACCTTGGACTATATCCAAATGAGCAGCCAACTGAGATATGGCATTCATAATGAAGAATTTACAGTATATTATCAGCCTCAAATTGATTTAAAGACCAATGAAGTGATCGGTACAGAAGCGCTGATTCGTTGGTTACACCCAAAGAAAGGCTTTATACCACCCAATGATTTTATCCCATTCGCTGAGACCACAGGCTATATTACTGAAATTGAAAAATGGGTGTTTAAGACAGTGGTGGAACAAAAGGTCAAATGGCAGAAAGAGGGATACGATAACTTTAAAGTATCCGTAAACTTGTCCAGTAAGATGCTAACCCATCCACAGCTTTTAGCCTATATTAAAAAAATTCTAGACGAGTACAATATCAGTGGCGATTATATTGAAATGGAAGTAACAGAAACAGCCATCATCGATAATTTAGAAAAGGCAACCGATGTGTTAAAGCAATTAAAGGAACTGAATATCACCATTGCATTGGACGATTTCGGTACAGGGTATTCCTCCTTGACATATCTTCAAAAACTGCCAATTGATATACTGAAGATCGATCGAGACTTTATTAAAAACATTCAAGATATTAACGATGAAGCTCATATTTTAAAACTAGTGATTGATTTAGCACATAGTCTGGGACTAAAGGTCGTAGCAGAGGGTGTAGAGACGGAAGCACAATTAGATTATCTGAGAAAGAATCATTGTGATATTGTGCAAGGTTATTACTTTAGTAAACCGTTGCCAGAAGCAGATATAAAAACGTTTTTAGAAAATAGAAAAACCTGCCTATAAAAATACTTGATTCAAGCTCTAGGATAGAATTTGAATCAAGTATTTTTCTGTATTGATTTTTTTATCGAATAAGTTTTTTAACCAGATTGAACTTGTTTTTGTATGGTGGAAAAAGAAGGGTCATATCTATTTTAGAAGACTTTTTCACGATGCTTTTTTCGTAAGTAAAGGTATGAAAGCTGCTTTTACCGTGGTATCTGCCAATGCCAGAGGTGCCGACGCCACCGAATGGAAGGTAGTTGGATGCAACGTGTAAAATCGTATCGTTCACACATCCGCCACCGAAGGAAAAACGAGTGATGATATCTTCGCTAAAGGATGCATCTTCAGAAAATACATAGAGCGCCAACGGCTTCGGGTTTGCAGCAATGCACGTCTTAATATCATCCATGGTTCTATAGCTCATGATTGGCAGAATGGGACCAAATAATTCCTCTTTCATAGACATATCCTCTAAGGTGATATCCTTTAATAGAGTCGGTGCAATAAAGCGTTCCGCCCTATGGAGATCTCCGCCAAATATTATTTTTTCTCGATCATGCTCTAGTATGGCAGCCAATCGATTCATATGTTTCTCATTGATAATGCGTCCAAAGTCTTTGCTATGGATCGGATCTTCACCGTAAAATTCTAGGATGGTCTTTCGAAAGACTTCGCAGAGCTCATCGACGATATCTTCATGAGCCATTACGTAATCAGGAGCGATACAGGTTTGGCCAGCATTGATGAGCTTTCCCCATAGAATTCTTTTGGCTGCTATTTTTAAATTTGCAGAGTTATGAACGATTACTGGCGACTTCCCTCCCAGCTCTAGGGTCACAGGGATTAGATGCTTACTTGCTTTCTCCATCACGATTTTCCCTACAGGAACGCTACCGGTAAAGAAAATATAGTCGAAGGGTAGATCCAGTAGAGCACTATTCACCTGATGATCCCCTGTCACGACGGATACATAATTTCTTTCAAATACAGCTTCAATGATTTCAATGATGACCTTCTCAACATTCGGTGTAAACTCCGACGGTTTTAAAACTGCGGTATTCCCCCCTGCAATAGCGCCGATGAGTGGTTCTATTAATAGCTGAAAAGGATAATTATAGGGGCCAATGATTAAAACCACACCGTAATGAGAAGGATAGACTAGGGATTTACCGAAAATTTGGGCGATATCATTTTTGATTTTTTTGGGTCTTACCCATTTCTTTAGATTCTTTTTTGTATGATCGATGCTTTTATACAGGAATCCAATCTCATTTAAAAATGCTTCAAAATTACTTTTTCCTAAGTCTTTTTTTAAGGCTTCCATTATGTTGTTTTCTTGTTTTTTTATAGTTTCTTTTAATAACTGAAGCTTTGCTATGCGCATCGCCACATCGATTGTTTGGACTCGATCTAAATATTGTTTTTGCTCCAATAAAATTGATTCATATAAATTCATAATTCCACCTCATTTTGTATAGGATATTTATATTGTATCTTAATTACTGATTTATTTGAATAAAAAAAAGGGTATGATAAGAATACTTCATTTGAAACGAGAGACCTTGTTCTTAAAATGAGAGGATGATAAAATAAGATTAAATTTTTGGTACAGAATGGAAGGAAAGGAGTGATTTCGGTGTTAGGTCTTGCATTAGAAGGTGGTGGCGCAAAAGGAGCATACCATATCGGTGTAGTGAAAGCATTGTTAGAGGAAGGGTATCAATTTGGCGGCATTACTGGAACCTCAATTGGTGCATTAAATGGCGCAGTCATAGCCCAAGGTGATTTTGAAAAGGTCTATGAACTTTGGGAGAACTTAGATTTTTCTCACGTGTTCGATATCGATGATTTGCACTATAAAAAGTTGAAGAAAATGAATATTGATAAAGGGACTCTCGTTGAATTGGCTACGAAAGCAAAAAAGGTCATAGAGCGTGGGGGCTTGGATACCAGTAAAATGCAAAGAATAATAGAAAGTATCATCGATGAAGAAAAGCTTCGGAAATCAGAAGTGGATTTTGGTCTGGTAACGGTGTCTTTTCCAGATCTAAAGCCAGTGGAGATCTATAAGGAAGACATTCCAGAGGGAAAAATTGTAGACTATTTGTTGGCCAGTGCAAATCTACCAGTATTTGAGCCGAAAAAGATAGAGGATAAATACTATATCGATGGTGGGTTCTACGATAATTGTCCCATCAACCTTTTAGCGGAAAAAGGTTACAAGGAGATTATTGCGGTTAGAACCTTAGGCGTTGGCATTGTGAAAAGTATCAAATATCCAGATGTTCAAGTGATAGACATTACGCCCTCTGAAAATCTAGGCGGAATATTAGAATTTGATCGGAATATAATTCAATTGAATTTAAAGATGGGCTACTATGATGCCATGCGGCATATCAAGAAGCTGGCAGGAAGTAGGTATTATTTTTACAAGGAAAATATGAATGAGGATATGATATTTCATAGATTGTTATCGATCCCAGATGAAAGAATATGTTCCCTAGGTAAATTGTTTGGCATCAAAGAGATGCCACCGAAAAGAATGTTATTTGAAAAAATTATGCCCAAGGTCGTACATATGCTGGGATTGGAGGCCACAGCTACCTATGAGGATATTGTTCTTAGTCTTTTAGAGTTCATTGCAGGAGAAGAGGAGATTGATAAATATCAGGTTCGTTATATAGATGATTTTATAAAAACAATTAAAGAATCCTTGATTACTGGAAATAACGGTAAATACGAAGAACAACCTAAAATACCAGGCCTCTATACAAAAAAATATAAACTTTTAAAAGTAGCAAAGGAGATTTGTGACTCTGCATGCTTTGATTAAGTGCTTAAAATTATGAAAAATTACTTAAAACCTATGGTATACATAGGTTTTTTTTATGACCTAACCCAATTTATGCGACCGTAGGAAGCAATAAATTGATGGTAGGTCAAACGCAACGAATGCCAATTTTATCGACCCTAGGGAGAATAAAATTGTGCAATGAGACTGCGAAATTATGGAGGGTAGACAGGTTCTATTTTCCTATCGATAAAAATAAATAAAAGTCTTAAAGATGATTTTTGAACGTGAATAATTTAATTGTAATCTGAATAAATAGGTAGTATAATAGATTTCAAATTAGAAAACTTTGAATTTTCAGATTTGTTCAAAGATTCCTAATCAATACAAAAAGAGGGGGAAATATTTATGACCAAAAGAGTTTTATGTTTGGTAATCGCATTGATTATGGCAATTACTTTAGTAGGATGTCGTAGCACCGATGCTCCAGCAACTACTGGAAACCAAGGAGAGGCGCCGGTGGCACCATCTGAAGATCCAAACTACAA
Above is a genomic segment from Alkaliphilus oremlandii OhILAs containing:
- a CDS encoding patatin-like phospholipase family protein, giving the protein MLGLALEGGGAKGAYHIGVVKALLEEGYQFGGITGTSIGALNGAVIAQGDFEKVYELWENLDFSHVFDIDDLHYKKLKKMNIDKGTLVELATKAKKVIERGGLDTSKMQRIIESIIDEEKLRKSEVDFGLVTVSFPDLKPVEIYKEDIPEGKIVDYLLASANLPVFEPKKIEDKYYIDGGFYDNCPINLLAEKGYKEIIAVRTLGVGIVKSIKYPDVQVIDITPSENLGGILEFDRNIIQLNLKMGYYDAMRHIKKLAGSRYYFYKENMNEDMIFHRLLSIPDERICSLGKLFGIKEMPPKRMLFEKIMPKVVHMLGLEATATYEDIVLSLLEFIAGEEEIDKYQVRYIDDFIKTIKESLITGNNGKYEEQPKIPGLYTKKYKLLKVAKEICDSACFD
- a CDS encoding aldehyde dehydrogenase — protein: MNLYESILLEQKQYLDRVQTIDVAMRIAKLQLLKETIKKQENNIMEALKKDLGKSNFEAFLNEIGFLYKSIDHTKKNLKKWVRPKKIKNDIAQIFGKSLVYPSHYGVVLIIGPYNYPFQLLIEPLIGAIAGGNTAVLKPSEFTPNVEKVIIEIIEAVFERNYVSVVTGDHQVNSALLDLPFDYIFFTGSVPVGKIVMEKASKHLIPVTLELGGKSPVIVHNSANLKIAAKRILWGKLINAGQTCIAPDYVMAHEDIVDELCEVFRKTILEFYGEDPIHSKDFGRIINEKHMNRLAAILEHDREKIIFGGDLHRAERFIAPTLLKDITLEDMSMKEELFGPILPIMSYRTMDDIKTCIAANPKPLALYVFSEDASFSEDIITRFSFGGGCVNDTILHVASNYLPFGGVGTSGIGRYHGKSSFHTFTYEKSIVKKSSKIDMTLLFPPYKNKFNLVKKLIR
- a CDS encoding putative bifunctional diguanylate cyclase/phosphodiesterase, with the translated sequence MDVKKKSIEFDEKISCLQNQFDNFSDLKKTIHPESEALKIAGLYFLIGVLWILLSDRILGILITDTDMIKEFQLYKGWVYVGITGLIFYRIIKRRISLYSEAIHRAFKSYEELNALHEELIATDEEMLQQYDEIGKHRDALMVSNQRYSLVVEGANDGLWDWDLINETYFFSLKHKGVFGYAPEELENTFEAWKSLFHPEDLKEALEKVAAYLENPKEGIYENIYRIRCKNGEYRWILSRGKAVWEDGKAIRIAGSHTDITEQQNLQNKLHTMAYYDTLTGLYNKEMLKEEMEKLLREAETEKKKMALIYLDIDNFKHINDILGHEIGDKMITYIANILSHQVKAPNLVARLGGDEFAVVLGEIKTIEDVLQEIEKFSSYLRRPWNLNKQEFFISTSIGVALYPDHGKTLATLMQNADTAMFHIKENGRDGVGIYAPYMTEKTLDYIQMSSQLRYGIHNEEFTVYYQPQIDLKTNEVIGTEALIRWLHPKKGFIPPNDFIPFAETTGYITEIEKWVFKTVVEQKVKWQKEGYDNFKVSVNLSSKMLTHPQLLAYIKKILDEYNISGDYIEMEVTETAIIDNLEKATDVLKQLKELNITIALDDFGTGYSSLTYLQKLPIDILKIDRDFIKNIQDINDEAHILKLVIDLAHSLGLKVVAEGVETEAQLDYLRKNHCDIVQGYYFSKPLPEADIKTFLENRKTCL